AGGAATATCGCGCGGTGACGCAGAACATCCGCAACGTGGCGATCATCGCCCACGTCGACCATGGCAAGACCACGCTCGTCGACAATCTCCTGAAGCAGGCCGGCGCCTTCCGCGCGAACCAGCAGGTCGCCGAGCGGGCCATGGACCGCAACGACCTGGAGCGCGAGCGCGGCATCACCATCCTCGCCAAGTCCACCGCGGTGGACTGGAAGGGGACGAAGATCAACATCGTCGACACCCCTGGCCACGCCGATTTCGGCGGCGAGGTGGAGCGCATCCTGTCCATGGTGGACGGCGCCATCGTGCTCTGCGACGCGGCCGAGGGCCCGCTGCCGCAGACGAAGTTCGTGCTGACCAAGGCGCTGGCCCGCGGCCTGAAGCCGATTGTGGTCATCAACAAGGTGGACCGCCAGGACGCGCGCGCCGACGAGGTGCTGAACGAGGTGTTCGACCTCTTCGCCGCCTTGGGCGCGACGGACGAGCAGCTGGACTTCCACACCATGTTCGCCTCCGGCCGCCAGGGCTGGGCCGACATGTCGATGGACGGGCCGCGCAAGGACCTGTCCCCGATGTTCGACCTGATCCTGAGCCACGTGCCGGCCCCGAAGGTGGACGTGAACGCCCCCTTCGCCATGAACGCCTCCATCCTTGAGGCGGACAACTTTCTCGGCCGCATCCTGACGGGCCGCGTGGAGCAGGGCACGGCGCGGGTGAACATGCCCGTGCGCGTGCTGCGCCAGGACGGCACGGTGGTGGAGACGGGGCGGCTGACGAAGCTGATGACCTTCTCCGGCCTGGACCGCGTGCCGGTGGACGAGGTGCAGGCGGGCGACATCATCGCCATCGCCGGCCTGTCCGACGCGACGATCCCCGACACCATCGCCTCCCCTGAGGTGACGGAGCCGCTGCCGGCCATCCCGGTCGATCCGCCGACGCTCACCATGACCTTCCGCATCAACGACGGTCCGCTCGGCGGCCGCGAGGGCAAGAAGGTCACGTCGCGCCAGATCCGTGATCGCCTGTTCAAGGAGATCGAGGGCAACGTCGCCATCAAGGTGAAGGTGTCCGAGGAAGTGGACGCCTTCGAGGTGGCGGGCCGCGGCGAGCTGCAGCTCGGCGTGCTGATCGAGACGATGCGGCGCGAGGGCTTCGAGCTGACCATCGGGCGCCCCCGCGTGCTGACGCAGGTGAACCCGGAGACCGGCGAGAAGGAGGAGCCCTACGAGGAGGTTCTCGTCGACGTGGACGAGAGCTACTCCGGCGTGGTCGTCGAGAAGATGGCGCTGCGCAAGGGCATGATGCAGGACATGCGGCCCTCCGGCGGCGGCAAGGTGCGCCTGACCTTCGAGATCCCGTCGCGCGGCCTGATCGGCTACCACGGCGAGTTCATGACGGACACGCGCGGCACGGGCATGATGAACCGCCTGTTCATCGGCTACCGCCCCTGGGCCGGCTCCATCGAGGGGCGCGTCAAGGGCTCCCTGATCTCCAACTCGGACGGCGAGGCGGTGCAGTACGCGCTGTTCGCCCTGCAGGAGCGCGGCGCGCTCTTCGTCGATCCTGGCGTGAAGGTCTATGTCGGCCTCATCCTCGGCGAGCACTCGCGCGAGAACGACCTCGACGTGAACCCGATCAAGGAGAAGAAGCTCACCAACATCCGGGCCGCCGGCAAGGATGAGGCGCTTCTCCTGGTTCCGCCGCGCCGCATGTCGCTGGAGCAGGCGATCGCCTACATCGAGGACGACGAGCTGGTGGAGGTGACGCCGACCGCGGTGCGGCTCCGCAAGCGCTACCTCGACCCGAACGAGCGCAAGAAGCACGCCCGCCGCTCGGAGAGCGAGGCGGCGTGAGCCGAAGGGGCTGAATGGAAGGGGCCAGGGGAGCAATCCCCTGGCCCCTTCCTCTTTCCAGGCCCCGCATCGCGGGCCAGCCCGTGAAGACTGTGCTACAAGCGCGCATGGCCTCAGGTTCCGACGAATCCAGGGAAGCGATCCTCGGCGCCGTCCGGCGCGGGCTGCGCCGCGGTGCATTGCCGGGCGACCAGGCGGCGATGCTGGACGGGCGGCTGGCCACCCATCCCCGCCACCTCATCCCCGCCCGCGCCCGCATCGGCGGCCCGGAGCAGATCGCCCTCTTCGTGAAGAACGTGGAGAAAGAGTTCGGCACGGTGGAGCGGGTGGAGGATGCCGCTTCCGTCCCCGCCGCCGTGGCGGACTACCTGGCCGCGCAGAACCTCGAGCCGCGTTTCGTCCTCGCCCCGCACCCGGCGCTTGCGGCACTGCCCTGGGCGGACCGCCCCATGCTGGCCTTCGAGACGCGCCGCGCCCTGCCCAGCGACGCCGTTTCCGTCCAGCACGCCTGGGCCGGGGTGGCGGAGACGGGCACCCTCGTCTTCCCCTCCGGGCCCGAGCGCCCGACCACCCTCAACATCCTGCCGGAGACGGAGATCGCGATCCTCCGCGCCTCCGACATCCTCGGCGCCTATGAGGAGGCCTGGGACCGCCTGCGCGCCGAGCGCGGCGGTGCCGAGCCCAATCCGAACCCATCGGGCGGCTTCATGCCCCGCAACGTCATGCTCGTCACCGGCCCCTCCCGCTCCGCCGACATCGAGCAGACGCTGGAGCTCGGCGCCCACGGCCCGCGCCGCCTGCACGTCATCCTGATCGAGGACGCGCCCGCCGCCCGTACCGCCCTGTCCGAGGCCGCCGACCCCCGCCCGGCCGCCGCGCGCGAGCCGATCGCCCGCCCCGGCGAGATCGCCAACCCCGCCGACTGATGGCCAGACGTCCGCGCCCTGTCTCGCAGGCCGAGCGGGCCCTGTGGCACGCCTACCTCGCCCTGAACGGCGTCGCGGCGCTGCCCGGCCGCGACGCCCCGCCGCCCCCCGTGCCCGAGCCGCCTGCCCCGCCGCCCCAGCCCGCCGAAGCCCCGATCCCGCCGGCCCACCCGGCCGCCCCCGCCCGCGTGCCCGCCATCGCCGTCGGCCAGCCCGGCGCCGGCATGGACGACCGCCGCTGGCGCGACCTCCGCCGCGGCAAGATCCGCCCGGAGCGCACCCTGGACCTCCACGGCCGCCGCGCCGAGGAGGCCTACGGCGCCACCCTCTCCTTCATCCGGGATTCCCATGCGGACGGCGTGCGCTGCGTGGCGATCGTCACCGGCAAAGGCAGCGGGGAGGGCGGGATCCTCCGCCGCGAACTGCCCCACTGGCTCAACCTGCCCTCGCTGCGGCCGCTGATCCTGGGCGCGGCGCACCCGCACCGGGCCAATACGGGGGCGGTCCACCTGCTTCTCCGGCGGCGGCGCTGAAAGGCCGTGGAGAGGGCGCCGCCCTCTCCACACCTCACCCGCCAAGGGCCGGAGGCCCCTGGACCCCCGTCTGGCTGCTGCGGCGCCGTCCTGCGACGGGGCCCCGCGTGAGGGGCCTCTTCCTGCCCTTGCAGTCGCCTCGGGTCATCGACCCGAGGCGCACCGGCAGCCGGGTATTCCCAAAGCCTAGAAGAAGATGATGGTGAGGGGTTCGGGGAGAGGAAGAACTCCTTCTTCCTCTCCCCGGGACAGACTGGAGGCGAAGACCTACCGCTGCGCCCGCCGCTGCGCCGCGACAGCGGAGGGTGGCGTGCCCACGCGGGTCGCCTGGTCGTCCCGGGCGCCGGTGATGTTGCCGGCGCAGGTCCCGTTCTCGACCATCAGCCGGTAGCCGGAGGCGGTGGGCCCGCAGGCGCGGATCAGGTCGTCGCGGTGGGGGCCGCGGGCGTCGAAGACGTCGCGCACGAACTTGTCCACCTCGGTGTTCGCCTGGACCTTGTCCGCCGGCGCCTTGGGGGAGGCGGCGATGCAGGCCCGCCAGGCCGCCACCGCGTCGTCGCAGGTTGCATCCCCTGTGGAGGGCGGCGTGACGGCATTGGCGACGGCGCGGGAGCGCAGCTGGGTCTGCGCGGCGGCCGGTGCGGTCAGGGCCGGCACAGCGAGGAGGAGGGCCGGCACGGCAAGGAGCGCGAGGCGCATGGGCGTTGTCCCGTTGGAGTGGCCCGCACCCGGCGGCCGGGCCTTGAGAACCCCTTCTCTCTAACCCGGGCCGCGGTCCCGTGTCACGCGACGGGGCGCGGGTTTTGCGTCGCGCCCACCGCCGTGGTCCGGCTTCGTCTGGCGCGCTTCTTCTTGCGCGCTTCTTCTAGCGCGGCCCGCGCGGGCCGTGCATAGACGCGGCATGGCAACGCCCTCTCCCTGGCCCGCGCCCCAGCCCCCGGCCGCCGCGCCCCCGGTCTCCGCGGCCCCCTTGCCCGGGATCCAGGGCGGGCTGGAGGCCGACCTGCTGCTGGACCGCCGGCGCCTGAAGCGCAGCCGCGGGCTGTGGCGCCTTCTCGCCGTCCTGGCCGTGATCGGCGGGCTCGGGCTGGCCGCCGCGGCGCTGGACGAGGACGGGCCGTCGTCCCTCGCCGGCTTCGCCGCCGGCCCGCATGTTCTCCGCCTCACCGTGTCCGGCACCATCACGGATGACCGCCGGCTGGTGGAGGCGATCGAGCGGGCCGCGAAATCCGATTCGGTCCGCGGCATGATCCTGGCGGTGGACAGCCCCGGCGGCACCGTGGCGGGCGGGGAGGCCCTGCACGCCGCCCTGGCCCGCTTCCGCGCCGCCAAACCGCTGGTGGCCACCTTCGGCGGCACCGCCGCCTCGGCCGGCTACATGATCGCCATGCCCGCCGAGCGCATCTTCGCCAGGGAAGGCAGCGTGACCGGCTCCATCGGCGTGCTGCTGCAGTCCTTCGACGCGGAGGGCGCCATGCGCAGCCTCGGGCTGCGGGCGGAGGCCATCACCTCCGGCGCGCTGAAGGACCAGCCCAGCCCCTTCCGGCCGCTGACGGAGGAGGGCCGCGCCGCGCTGCGCGCCGTGGTGCAGGACCTCTACGACCAGTTCGTCCGCCGCGTGGCGGAGGGCCGCCGCATGCCGGAGGACCGGGTGCGGGCGCTGGCCGATGGCCGCATCATGACCGGCCGCCAGGCGCTCTCCGCCGGGCTGGTGGACGCCATCGGCGGGGAGAGGGAGGCCCGCGCCCACCTCGCCACGGCCCACAGCATCGCCGAGGACCTGCCGGTGCGCGACCTGCGCGCCCGCGACCTGCGGGAGCGCACCTTCGGCGCATCCATTGGCACGGCGCTGGGCGAGACCCTGGCCGCCGCTCTGCCGCCCATGGTGAAAACCCTGATTTCAGAAGGGCTTGGCGCGCCGCTGCACGTTGACGGCGCGGGGACGCTTTGGCAGCCTCCGCGTTGATCGGACCGGGATGCGCGCAGTGACATCATCGACGACCCCGTCGGCATGACGAAGTCGGAACTTATCGCGGCCCTGGCGGCGGCCAACCCCCATCTGCGCCAGCCGGACGTGGAGCTGATCGTGGCCACGATCTTCGAGGAGATCACCGCCGCGCTCTCCCGCGGGGACCGGGTGGAGTTGCGGGGCTTCGGTGCCTTCTCCGCCAAGAAGCGGGATGCCCGGACCGGCCGCAACCCCCGCACGGGCGAGTCCGTTGCGGTCTCCGGCAAGGCCGTTCCCTACTTCAAGCCCGGCAAGGAGCTGCGCGAGAGGGTCAATGGCGGCCCGCTGCAGAGCCCGCGCCAGACTGCCGCCTCCACCGCCGCCTCGAAGGCCCCCTCGGCCAAGGCCCCCTCGAAGGCCGCGGAAGGCTGACACCACAGGAGTTCCGCCGATGTGGCGCGCGTTGCTGTTCCTGCCCCTCCTCCTCGTCATCGTGCTGTTCGCCGTCTCAAACATGCAGCCCGTGCAGGTCGGCCTCTGGCCCTTCGACCTGACCTGGCAGACCCCGCTGGCGCTGGCGGTGCTGCTGATCGCGGCGCTCGCCTTCCTGCTCGGCGCCCTTGTCGCCTGGGCGGCCGCCGGTCCCTCCCGCCGCCGCGCCCGCGCCCGCATCCGCGCCGGAGAGGCCGCGCAGGCGGAGCTGAACGAGCTGCGCGCAAGGGAGGCCAAGCGGGTGGAGGCCGAGACCACCGCCCGCGACCAGGCGATGTATTCCGGCACGGGCTCCAGGGCCGTGCGCGTCATCGGGTAGGGCGGCTAGACCCCGATCCAGGCCTTCACCCGGGCGAAGTCGCGGTCCAGCTCCGCCCCGCTGCCCTCCCACACGGTGCGGCCCTTCTCCAGCACCGTGTGCCGATCCGCCAGCCGCCGCAGCGCCGCCAGGGTCTTGTCGATCAGCAGGATCGCCTGGCCCTCCGCCTTGAGCTCGGCCAGCGTCGTCCAGATCTCCGCCCGGATCACCGGCGCCAGCCCCTCCGTCGCCTCGTCCAGGATGAGCAGGTGCGGGTTGGTCATCAGCGCGCGGCCGATGGCCAGCATCTGCTGCTCCCCGCCCGAGAGAGTGCGGGCCGACTGCCCCGCGCGCTCCCGCAGGCGCGGGAACAGGGTGAAGACCCGCTCCAGCGTCCAGGGATGGCGCGCCTTCTCCCGATCTGCGGCGGTGGCGACGAGGTTCTCCCGCACCGTCAGCGTCGGGAAGACCTGTCGCCCTTCCGGCACCAGCCCGATGCCGCGCCGCGCCACGCCCTCCGGCGGCAGGCCGGAGACCACGGCGCCCCGGAACCTCACCCGCCCGCCGCGCGGCGGGTTCAGGCCCATGATGGCGCGCACCGTGGTCGTCTTGCCCATGCCGTTGCGGCCGAGCAGCGTCACTACCTCACCCTGGCCCACGCGCAGGTTCACGTCGAACAGCACCTCCGCGCTGCCATAGCCGGCGCGCAGCCCCTCCACCTCCAGCATCAGACCGCCTCCTCCTCGGAGAGGTAGGCCGCGCGCACCTGCGGATCCTGCCGAATCGCCTCTGGCGCGCCGCAGGCGATGCAGTGGCCGTAGACCAGCACGGAGAGGCGGTCGGCGAGGCTGAACACGGCGTCCATGTCGTGCTCCACCAGCAGCATGGGGATGCGGCCCTTCAAGCGGCGCAGCACCTCCGTCATCCGCAGGGATTCGCTGGCCCCCAGCCCCGCCATCGGCTCGTCCAGCAGCAGCATGCGCGGGCGGCTCGCCAGGGCCACGGCCAGCTCCAGCTGCTTGCGCTCCCCGTGGGAAAGATCGGCCACCGGCAGCGCCCAGCGCGCGCGGGAGAGCCCCACCTCCTCCAGCGCCGCCCGCGCCGGCTCCAGCAGCCGCGGATCGCGGGAGGCATCGCGCCAGAAGCGGAAGGAGTGCCCGGCCCGCGCCTGCACGGACAGCGCGACGTTGGATTCCGCCGTGTCGTCCTCCAGCAACTGCGTGATCTGGAAGGTGCGGGCCAGCCCGCGCGCCACCCGCGCCGGGGCGGAGAGGCGCGTGACCTCCTCCCCCATGAAGAGGATGCGGCCCTTGTCGGGCGTGATCTCGCCCATGATCTGGCCGATCGCGGTGGTCTTGCCCGCGCCGTTCGGCCCGATCAGCGCGTGCAGCTCGCCCGGCAGCACCTCCAGGCTCAGCTTGTCCGTCGCGGTCAGGCCGCCGAAGCGCTTGACCAGGTTCTGGACGGAGAGGACGGGCGGCTCAGCCATGTCGCGCGGTCTCCGGAAGCGCCTGGCTTGGTGTCAGTTCGCCCGCCGGCAGGGCCTGGGGCGGTTCCGCCTCCGGCGCGCGCCGCCCGGCCAGGCGCCGCACCACGCCCATCAGCCCGCCGCGCGCGAAGAGCACGACCAGCAGCAGGATCGGCCCCAGCACGAACTGCCAGTGCTCCGTCATGCCGGAGAGGCTGTACTCCAGCGTCACCAGCGCCGCGGCGCCGATCACCGGCCCCAGCAGCGTGCCCAGCCCGCCGAGAATCACCATGATCATCATCTCGCCGGACTTGGTCCAGGCCATCATGTCCGGCGAGACGAAGCGCAGGTAGTTCACCATCAGCGCCCCCGCCATCGCCGCGCCCATGCCGGCGATGACGAAAGCGACGAGCTTGTAGAAGTAGGTCCGCACGCCGAGCGCGGCCATCCGCCGCTCCCCCTGCCGCACGCCGGCCAGCACCCGCCCGAAGCGGGATCGCGCGATGCGGTCCATCAGGAACAGCCACGCGGCGAGCAGCCCGAGGCAGATCCAGAACAGCGTCGCCGCGTCCCGGAGGTTCAGCCCCAGCACCGGCGCCACGCGCCGGATCGCCAGCCCGTCATCGCCGCCATAGGCCTTCAGCGAGACGAAGAGGAAGAAGAGCATCTGCGCGAAGGCGAGGGTGATCATGATGAATTGCACCCCCGCCGTGCGGAGCGAGAGCGCGCCGATGATCGCCGCCCCCACGCCGCCGACGAGGATCGCGGCGGGCATCGTCACCAGCAGGCTGTTCGAGCCGGGGATGAGGCCCAGGAAAGGCTCCCCCGAGCTGTAATGCGCGTAGAGGATCCCCACCGCGTATCCGCCCAGCCCGAAATAGGCCGCGTGTCCAAAGGAGACGAGCCCGGCATGGCCGAGGATGAGGTTCAGCGAGGAGGCGGCGATCGCGTAGATCACGATGCGCGTGGCCAGCCCCACCGTGGCGGGGCTGTCCAGCATCGGCGCCAGCACGGGGATGAAGGCGGCCAGCACCAGCAGCGCCACCACCCAGGCCCGTTCGTCCCGGATCATCTTATGCATGGCCCCTTCAAGCATGAGCCGGAAACAGCCCGCGCGGCTTCACCAGAAGCACCAGCGCCATCAGCAGGTACACCCCCATCGAGGCGAGGCCCGCGCCCAGCGCGTCCGCCTCAGACCCTTCCATCACCTGCCGCAACAGCCCCGGCACGTAGGCCCGCAGCACCGTGTCCACCAGCCCGACCAGCACCGCCCCGAACAGCGCGCCCCGCACGGAGCCGATCCCGCCGATGACGACGACGACGAAGGTGAGGATCAGGATCTGCTCCCCCATCCCCACCTGCACGGAGAGGATCGGCCCCGTCATCACCCCCGCCAGCCCCGCCAGGAAGGCGCCCAGCCCGAAGACGAGCGTGTAGAGCAGCCGGACATCCACCCCGAGCGCCCGCACCATCTCCCGGTGCGTCGCGCCCGCGCGCACCAGCATCCCCACCCGCGTCCGCTGGATCAGGACATAGAGGCCGAGCGCCACCAGTAGCCCCACCGCGATGATCGCCAGGCGGTAAATCGGGTAGTCCACGCCCGGCAGCACGCGGACCGTGCCCCGCAGCGCCTCCGGCACGTTCACGAAAAGGGGTTGGCGGCCGAACAGCAGCACCATTCCCTCGTTGAAGAACAGGATCAGCCCGAAGGTGGCCAGCACCTGGTCCAGGTGGTCCCGTGCGTAGAGCCTTCGCAGCACGGCGTACTCCACCACCATCCCCACGGCCGCCGCCGCCGCCAGCCCCGCCAGCAGCGCGACGACCGCGGAACCGGTGGAGGAGGCCGCCACCGCCGCCGCGTAGGCACCGACCATGTAGAGGGAGCCGTGGGCGAGGTTGATCACGCCCATGATCCCGAAGACCAGCGTCAGCCCTGCCGCCAGCAGGAAGAGCGTGACGCCCAGCTGGACCCCGTTCAGCAACTGCTCCAGCAGAAGCGCCACGCCACTCTCCTAAGTCAGAACTTGCCGATCAGAACTTGCCGATCAGAACTTGCACTGGGCCGCGTAGACGTCGCCGTGGTCCGTCAGCACCCGATCCTTCGTCACCAGCGCCGGCTTGCCGGCGACGTTCTCCACCCGGATCGCCCACCAGTCCTGCACGGGGTGGTTGTTGGCGCCGAAGGAGAACTTGCCGCGCGTGCTCTCGAAGCTCGCCGGCTTCATCGCGCGGTAGAAGGTCTCCGTGTCGTCCACCTTGCCCCCCGTGCCCTTCAGCGCCGCGCCGATCGCCAGCGCCGTGTCGAAGCTCTGCTGCGCGTAGAAGGTCGGGATGCGGTTGTACTTCGCCTGGAAGGCCGCGACGAAGCGCTTGCTCGCCGGCACGTCGAGATCGCTGTTCCACTGGCTGGTGAGATTGATGCCCACCGCCGCATCGCCCACCGCCGAAAGCGTCGTCGCGTCCATGGAAGGGGAGGCGAGCGTCATCGGAATGTTGGCGAGAAGCCCGGCCTGCACGTACTGCCGCAGGAAGGTGATCCCCAGCCCGCCGGGGTGGAACTGGTACACGCCGTCCGGCGCCGCCGCGCGGATCTGCGCCATCTCCGCCGCGTAGTCCGTCTGGTCCAGCCGCGTGTAGACCTCGCCCGCGACCTGCCCCTTGTAGAGCCGCTTGAACCCCGTCAGCGCGTCGCGCCCGGCCTGGTAGTTCGGCGCCAGAATGAACATCTTCTTCTGGCCGAGATTGTTGGCCAGCTGCCCCGCGCTCTCGTGCAGGCTGTCGTTCTGCCAGGCCACGGACCAGAAGTTCTTGTGGCACTCCCGGCCCGCGAGGTTCGACGGCGAGGCGTTCGGCGAGACGTAGATCCCGCCTGCATCCAGCACGTCGCCCACCACGGCGCCGAGGATGTTGGAGAAGATGATCCCCGTCAGCAGCCGCACGCGCTCGTTCTTCATGAACCGCTCGGCCACCTGCTTGCCCTGGCCGGGGCGGAAGCCGTCATCCTCGACCAGCAGCTGGACCGGCGTGCCGCCGAGCTTCCCGCCCTCCATCTCCATCGCCAGCTGGAAGGCGTCGCGGATGTCCTGCCCGATATAGCCACCCGCGCCGGAGAGGGTGGTGATC
This genomic window from Pararoseomonas sp. SCSIO 73927 contains:
- the typA gene encoding translational GTPase TypA, producing MTQNIRNVAIIAHVDHGKTTLVDNLLKQAGAFRANQQVAERAMDRNDLERERGITILAKSTAVDWKGTKINIVDTPGHADFGGEVERILSMVDGAIVLCDAAEGPLPQTKFVLTKALARGLKPIVVINKVDRQDARADEVLNEVFDLFAALGATDEQLDFHTMFASGRQGWADMSMDGPRKDLSPMFDLILSHVPAPKVDVNAPFAMNASILEADNFLGRILTGRVEQGTARVNMPVRVLRQDGTVVETGRLTKLMTFSGLDRVPVDEVQAGDIIAIAGLSDATIPDTIASPEVTEPLPAIPVDPPTLTMTFRINDGPLGGREGKKVTSRQIRDRLFKEIEGNVAIKVKVSEEVDAFEVAGRGELQLGVLIETMRREGFELTIGRPRVLTQVNPETGEKEEPYEEVLVDVDESYSGVVVEKMALRKGMMQDMRPSGGGKVRLTFEIPSRGLIGYHGEFMTDTRGTGMMNRLFIGYRPWAGSIEGRVKGSLISNSDGEAVQYALFALQERGALFVDPGVKVYVGLILGEHSRENDLDVNPIKEKKLTNIRAAGKDEALLLVPPRRMSLEQAIAYIEDDELVEVTPTAVRLRKRYLDPNERKKHARRSESEAA
- a CDS encoding lactate utilization protein — protein: MASGSDESREAILGAVRRGLRRGALPGDQAAMLDGRLATHPRHLIPARARIGGPEQIALFVKNVEKEFGTVERVEDAASVPAAVADYLAAQNLEPRFVLAPHPALAALPWADRPMLAFETRRALPSDAVSVQHAWAGVAETGTLVFPSGPERPTTLNILPETEIAILRASDILGAYEEAWDRLRAERGGAEPNPNPSGGFMPRNVMLVTGPSRSADIEQTLELGAHGPRRLHVILIEDAPAARTALSEAADPRPAAAREPIARPGEIANPAD
- a CDS encoding Smr/MutS family protein, encoding MARRPRPVSQAERALWHAYLALNGVAALPGRDAPPPPVPEPPAPPPQPAEAPIPPAHPAAPARVPAIAVGQPGAGMDDRRWRDLRRGKIRPERTLDLHGRRAEEAYGATLSFIRDSHADGVRCVAIVTGKGSGEGGILRRELPHWLNLPSLRPLILGAAHPHRANTGAVHLLLRRRR
- the sppA gene encoding signal peptide peptidase SppA, with protein sequence MATPSPWPAPQPPAAAPPVSAAPLPGIQGGLEADLLLDRRRLKRSRGLWRLLAVLAVIGGLGLAAAALDEDGPSSLAGFAAGPHVLRLTVSGTITDDRRLVEAIERAAKSDSVRGMILAVDSPGGTVAGGEALHAALARFRAAKPLVATFGGTAASAGYMIAMPAERIFAREGSVTGSIGVLLQSFDAEGAMRSLGLRAEAITSGALKDQPSPFRPLTEEGRAALRAVVQDLYDQFVRRVAEGRRMPEDRVRALADGRIMTGRQALSAGLVDAIGGEREARAHLATAHSIAEDLPVRDLRARDLRERTFGASIGTALGETLAAALPPMVKTLISEGLGAPLHVDGAGTLWQPPR
- the ihfB gene encoding integration host factor subunit beta, whose protein sequence is MTKSELIAALAAANPHLRQPDVELIVATIFEEITAALSRGDRVELRGFGAFSAKKRDARTGRNPRTGESVAVSGKAVPYFKPGKELRERVNGGPLQSPRQTAASTAASKAPSAKAPSKAAEG
- a CDS encoding lipopolysaccharide assembly protein LapA domain-containing protein, translated to MWRALLFLPLLLVIVLFAVSNMQPVQVGLWPFDLTWQTPLALAVLLIAALAFLLGALVAWAAAGPSRRRARARIRAGEAAQAELNELRAREAKRVEAETTARDQAMYSGTGSRAVRVIG
- a CDS encoding ABC transporter ATP-binding protein translates to MLEVEGLRAGYGSAEVLFDVNLRVGQGEVVTLLGRNGMGKTTTVRAIMGLNPPRGGRVRFRGAVVSGLPPEGVARRGIGLVPEGRQVFPTLTVRENLVATAADREKARHPWTLERVFTLFPRLRERAGQSARTLSGGEQQMLAIGRALMTNPHLLILDEATEGLAPVIRAEIWTTLAELKAEGQAILLIDKTLAALRRLADRHTVLEKGRTVWEGSGAELDRDFARVKAWIGV
- a CDS encoding ABC transporter ATP-binding protein produces the protein MAEPPVLSVQNLVKRFGGLTATDKLSLEVLPGELHALIGPNGAGKTTAIGQIMGEITPDKGRILFMGEEVTRLSAPARVARGLARTFQITQLLEDDTAESNVALSVQARAGHSFRFWRDASRDPRLLEPARAALEEVGLSRARWALPVADLSHGERKQLELAVALASRPRMLLLDEPMAGLGASESLRMTEVLRRLKGRIPMLLVEHDMDAVFSLADRLSVLVYGHCIACGAPEAIRQDPQVRAAYLSEEEAV
- a CDS encoding branched-chain amino acid ABC transporter permease produces the protein MIRDERAWVVALLVLAAFIPVLAPMLDSPATVGLATRIVIYAIAASSLNLILGHAGLVSFGHAAYFGLGGYAVGILYAHYSSGEPFLGLIPGSNSLLVTMPAAILVGGVGAAIIGALSLRTAGVQFIMITLAFAQMLFFLFVSLKAYGGDDGLAIRRVAPVLGLNLRDAATLFWICLGLLAAWLFLMDRIARSRFGRVLAGVRQGERRMAALGVRTYFYKLVAFVIAGMGAAMAGALMVNYLRFVSPDMMAWTKSGEMMIMVILGGLGTLLGPVIGAAALVTLEYSLSGMTEHWQFVLGPILLLVVLFARGGLMGVVRRLAGRRAPEAEPPQALPAGELTPSQALPETARHG
- a CDS encoding branched-chain amino acid ABC transporter permease, with amino-acid sequence MALLLEQLLNGVQLGVTLFLLAAGLTLVFGIMGVINLAHGSLYMVGAYAAAVAASSTGSAVVALLAGLAAAAAVGMVVEYAVLRRLYARDHLDQVLATFGLILFFNEGMVLLFGRQPLFVNVPEALRGTVRVLPGVDYPIYRLAIIAVGLLVALGLYVLIQRTRVGMLVRAGATHREMVRALGVDVRLLYTLVFGLGAFLAGLAGVMTGPILSVQVGMGEQILILTFVVVVIGGIGSVRGALFGAVLVGLVDTVLRAYVPGLLRQVMEGSEADALGAGLASMGVYLLMALVLLVKPRGLFPAHA
- a CDS encoding ABC transporter substrate-binding protein, whose protein sequence is MNLNRRGLLATGAALGLGASSLARPSLAQGAPLKIGMITTLSGAGGYIGQDIRDAFQLAMEMEGGKLGGTPVQLLVEDDGFRPGQGKQVAERFMKNERVRLLTGIIFSNILGAVVGDVLDAGGIYVSPNASPSNLAGRECHKNFWSVAWQNDSLHESAGQLANNLGQKKMFILAPNYQAGRDALTGFKRLYKGQVAGEVYTRLDQTDYAAEMAQIRAAAPDGVYQFHPGGLGITFLRQYVQAGLLANIPMTLASPSMDATTLSAVGDAAVGINLTSQWNSDLDVPASKRFVAAFQAKYNRIPTFYAQQSFDTALAIGAALKGTGGKVDDTETFYRAMKPASFESTRGKFSFGANNHPVQDWWAIRVENVAGKPALVTKDRVLTDHGDVYAAQCKF